In Patescibacteria group bacterium, the following are encoded in one genomic region:
- the trxA gene encoding thioredoxin — MAEITFTDENFDTEVLKADVPVLVDFWAPWCGPCRIQGPIIESLAREQEGKPLKIGKLNVDESPQIAQAYNVMSIPTLIVFKGGQVAQQMVGVQQKDALKKALGI; from the coding sequence ATGGCAGAAATCACTTTTACCGACGAAAATTTCGACACAGAGGTTCTAAAAGCGGACGTTCCCGTGCTTGTTGATTTTTGGGCGCCGTGGTGCGGTCCGTGCAGAATACAAGGGCCCATTATAGAATCACTTGCTCGCGAGCAAGAGGGGAAGCCTTTGAAAATAGGGAAACTGAATGTGGATGAGAGCCCCCAAATTGCACAAGCCTATAATGTGATGTCTATCCCTACGCTTATCGTATTTAAAGGCGGGCAGGTAGCGCAGCAAATGGTGGGGGTGCAACAGAAGGATGCGTTGAAGAAGGCGTTAGGGATATAA
- the rpmH gene encoding 50S ribosomal protein L34, with translation MPKRTYQPKTRRRSRVHGFRARMATQSGRHVLSRRRTKKRARLTV, from the coding sequence ATGCCAAAACGCACTTATCAACCAAAAACACGCAGACGTTCGCGCGTCCATGGATTTCGCGCGCGCATGGCAACACAGAGCGGCAGGCACGTGCTTTCGAGGCGCAGGACCAAGAAAAGGGCGCGATTGACCGTGTAA
- a CDS encoding polymer-forming cytoskeletal protein — protein sequence MFHDSSKIGKNDETIIGATVKLEGDFVGENNVVVEGTVRGSMKTKQNLRITPNSKIFASIEAQNATIAGEVHGNIKIIEQLELLSTARINGDIEAKAISVANGAVINGKISMGNAQGNSVNITEHASFANNHPLVAKSVMERKNK from the coding sequence ATGTTTCATGATTCCTCAAAAATCGGCAAAAACGATGAAACGATTATTGGCGCCACGGTAAAACTTGAGGGGGATTTTGTGGGAGAGAACAATGTGGTCGTGGAAGGTACGGTGCGCGGCAGCATGAAAACAAAACAAAATTTACGAATTACTCCAAATTCAAAAATATTCGCCTCCATTGAGGCCCAAAATGCAACCATTGCGGGAGAGGTTCATGGCAATATAAAAATCATAGAACAGTTGGAATTGCTTTCTACTGCGCGGATTAATGGCGACATTGAGGCAAAAGCAATATCAGTAGCGAATGGTGCGGTGATCAATGGCAAGATTAGCATGGGAAATGCGCAAGGAAACAGTGTCAATATTACAGAACATGCATCATTCGCCAATAACCACCCCCTTGTTGCTAAATCTGTCATGGAAAGAAAAAACAAATAA
- a CDS encoding helix-turn-helix domain-containing protein: protein MIHTQTLEKLGFTASEAMVYMVCLGLGIASVTDIAHKAVMKRPTTYLVVDELLKKGLLVKVPKGRKMYLRAEDPERLLKLIEEKKELATRVVPELKLLSSQAGNRPGVEFYEGKEQLTKVYEAVFRSKEVWAMVSMEEYFKVFSYEENRHMFQLLKNRGGKIYDMFVYSRQAARIAAQPHRRDLSEVKILPKDFQISSDILVGDDRVALVSLPNVSATVIIDQNIVESERKLLQYIWATLEK, encoded by the coding sequence ATGATTCATACGCAGACACTTGAAAAATTAGGATTTACGGCAAGTGAAGCGATGGTCTATATGGTTTGTTTAGGGTTGGGGATTGCGTCGGTAACGGATATTGCACACAAGGCCGTTATGAAGCGGCCGACGACGTATTTGGTGGTGGACGAGCTCTTGAAGAAAGGGCTGTTGGTGAAAGTGCCAAAGGGGAGAAAGATGTATTTGCGGGCTGAGGATCCGGAGAGATTATTGAAACTTATTGAAGAGAAGAAAGAACTGGCCACACGGGTAGTGCCAGAGCTGAAGTTGCTCTCATCGCAGGCAGGAAACAGGCCTGGGGTTGAATTTTATGAAGGCAAAGAGCAGCTAACCAAGGTGTATGAGGCTGTGTTCCGTTCAAAAGAGGTTTGGGCAATGGTATCAATGGAAGAGTATTTTAAGGTATTTTCTTACGAAGAAAATCGTCATATGTTTCAATTATTGAAAAATAGGGGAGGCAAAATATACGATATGTTCGTGTATTCGCGCCAAGCCGCGCGCATCGCGGCACAGCCGCACCGCCGGGACTTAAGCGAGGTTAAGATTCTTCCCAAGGATTTCCAGATTTCTTCTGATATTCTTGTAGGTGACGATCGGGTTGCGCTGGTGTCGCTTCCGAATGTGAGCGCCACGGTCATTATTGATCAGAACATTGTAGAAAGCGAACGGAAGCTGCTGCAATATATATGGGCAACATTGGAGAAATAG
- a CDS encoding YidC/Oxa1 family membrane protein insertase — MKYIYNLILYQPLFNLLIFFYNVLPGHDIGIAIVALTIAVKALLYPLSLQSIRSQKALQSLQPKMDALKQKHSDNKEALARATMELYKTEKVNPFSSCLPLLVQLPFFIALYQVFGHGISSNGFEALYPFIAKPEFIQPISFGFLNLTNPSIPLAVLAGLAQFWQSKMLVTKPQPKVPGAKDESMTAIMNKQMLYMMPLMTIFIGTRLPGGLSLYWLVTTLLTVAQQAFLFRRRTDASAAQKNI; from the coding sequence ATGAAATATATTTATAATCTCATTCTCTATCAGCCGCTTTTTAATCTTTTGATATTTTTTTACAATGTACTTCCCGGCCATGATATCGGCATTGCCATCGTAGCACTCACGATTGCCGTGAAAGCGCTGCTGTATCCTCTTTCCTTGCAATCAATCCGCTCCCAAAAAGCGCTGCAATCCCTCCAGCCTAAGATGGATGCGTTAAAGCAAAAACACAGCGATAACAAGGAAGCGCTTGCGCGCGCCACCATGGAATTGTATAAGACAGAAAAGGTGAATCCATTCTCTTCATGCCTGCCCTTATTGGTCCAATTGCCTTTCTTTATTGCTCTGTATCAGGTATTTGGGCATGGTATAAGTTCAAACGGTTTCGAGGCGCTCTATCCTTTTATCGCGAAGCCGGAATTTATCCAGCCGATTAGCTTCGGATTTTTGAATCTCACGAATCCTTCAATCCCTCTTGCGGTCCTTGCCGGCCTTGCGCAATTCTGGCAGTCGAAGATGCTGGTCACCAAACCGCAGCCTAAGGTACCGGGCGCCAAGGATGAGAGTATGACGGCCATCATGAATAAACAAATGCTCTATATGATGCCACTGATGACAATTTTTATCGGCACCAGGCTCCCCGGGGGGCTTTCCCTCTATTGGCTGGTGACGACGCTGCTTACGGTGGCACAGCAGGCGTTTCTCTTCCGTCGCCGCACTGATGCTAGCGCGGCGCAGAAAAATATTTGA
- a CDS encoding carbohydrate kinase family protein, producing MDFPGRFVDNIIPEKIHALSVNFVVEKIEVKVGGTAGNIAYNLKLLGEEPVIFSQAGRDFGVYQKWLQRHRIASDEIRLVSRKDTTVAHIITDRDDNQIAALHLETMGVPCGITAQKVKRHLPVAMAIIAPGNVTDMMDAARVYKTLGVRYIADPGQEIPLLSARELNYLIQGAHVLISNDYEFAQIKQKLKQSEKEILRNVETIVVTLGAKGSLIYHRAHTYTVKAVRPKKVVDPTGAGDAYRAGFIKGLVSGWSLPRCGEFASYIAKFPVEHYGTQEHRFKVR from the coding sequence ATGGATTTTCCAGGGCGGTTTGTTGATAATATTATACCTGAGAAAATTCATGCTTTAAGCGTTAATTTTGTTGTGGAGAAAATAGAGGTGAAGGTGGGTGGTACAGCCGGAAATATCGCATATAATTTAAAGCTTTTAGGAGAGGAACCAGTCATTTTTTCGCAAGCTGGCAGAGACTTTGGCGTATATCAGAAATGGCTGCAGCGCCACCGTATTGCGTCCGATGAGATAAGGCTCGTGTCACGCAAGGATACGACAGTAGCCCACATTATCACTGACCGCGACGATAATCAGATTGCCGCACTGCATTTGGAGACCATGGGAGTACCTTGCGGGATTACTGCACAAAAGGTGAAGCGGCACTTGCCCGTGGCAATGGCGATTATCGCGCCCGGCAATGTCACTGATATGATGGATGCGGCAAGGGTGTATAAAACACTAGGGGTGCGGTATATTGCAGACCCGGGACAAGAGATTCCGCTGTTGTCAGCTCGCGAACTTAATTATTTAATACAAGGAGCCCACGTATTGATCAGTAATGACTATGAATTTGCCCAAATAAAACAAAAGCTTAAACAGAGCGAGAAGGAAATTTTACGCAATGTAGAAACTATTGTGGTAACACTGGGAGCAAAAGGTTCGCTTATTTATCATAGGGCCCATACGTATACCGTGAAGGCGGTGCGTCCGAAAAAAGTAGTGGACCCGACTGGTGCAGGAGACGCGTATCGCGCCGGGTTTATTAAAGGCTTAGTCAGCGGGTGGAGCCTGCCGCGATGCGGTGAATTTGCGTCCTATATCGCGAAATTTCCTGTGGAACATTATGGTACGCAGGAGCATCGATTCAAGGTAAGGTAA
- a CDS encoding thermonuclease family protein, which yields MRLFRPPRINPLFAMFLYGTLTGAFVTLLVVTRFSPLAGSDDQGAVKGVSTEIQAQPQGVVSLRAVSAPLQGALSDAVVVKRAIDGDTVELESGLRVRYIGMDSPEMAERGVEGCLATAAQEANSNLVQGKTVRMERDTSDKDRYGRLLRYVWLDTMQINIMLVEQGLARAVAYPPDVKYQQELAAAETRAKEGRRGLWGDLCRTAASGDATEEQTVSPALPPVSECTMKGNISNGEKIYHLSGCKSYTKTVITPATGERWFCTEEEARAAGWRKAKDCPN from the coding sequence ATGCGGCTATTCCGCCCACCGCGCATCAATCCTCTATTTGCAATGTTCTTATACGGGACGCTCACCGGGGCCTTTGTGACACTCCTCGTCGTCACCCGTTTTTCGCCCCTTGCAGGTTCAGATGACCAAGGAGCGGTGAAAGGTGTCTCTACTGAAATACAGGCGCAACCGCAGGGTGTGGTATCATTGCGCGCAGTGAGTGCACCTTTGCAGGGAGCGCTTTCGGACGCAGTAGTGGTGAAACGCGCGATAGACGGCGATACTGTAGAGCTTGAGAGCGGACTGCGGGTGCGCTACATCGGTATGGATAGTCCTGAAATGGCAGAGCGCGGGGTTGAGGGGTGTTTGGCTACGGCTGCGCAAGAAGCAAATAGTAATTTAGTGCAAGGCAAAACCGTCCGTATGGAACGCGATACCAGCGATAAAGACCGCTACGGAAGGCTATTGCGGTACGTGTGGCTCGATACTATGCAGATCAATATCATGCTGGTGGAACAAGGGCTTGCGCGCGCGGTGGCCTACCCGCCAGACGTGAAATACCAGCAAGAGCTTGCCGCTGCAGAAACGCGCGCAAAAGAAGGGAGGCGCGGGCTTTGGGGAGATTTGTGCCGCACGGCCGCATCCGGCGATGCCACAGAGGAGCAAACGGTTTCTCCTGCGCTCCCGCCCGTGTCAGAGTGCACTATGAAGGGAAACATTTCGAACGGCGAAAAGATATACCATCTCTCTGGGTGCAAAAGTTATACAAAAACCGTCATCACGCCCGCAACCGGCGAGCGCTGGTTCTGCACCGAAGAAGAAGCGCGTGCCGCCGGCTGGCGGAAGGCAAAAGATTGTCCGAATTAG
- the dnaA gene encoding chromosomal replication initiator protein DnaA translates to MPDMTHNELWQAVLGELELLLSRAHFTTWFKHTFIIEKDGIRLVVGVPNTFTKTWLENKYHTSILKALRSVTHNEVREVSYQVETRHTALQTPYTPLEASSGPAAEPMAPHTMSRMDEHGLNPRYIFQSFVVGKNNELAHAAARAVAQQPGMVYNPLFIYGGVGLGKTHLMQAIGHELLSHDPSKKILYTSCEKFTNEFVFSIKNGNADSFKDRYRNVDILLIDDIHFMTGKEQTQEQFFHTFNELHQHNRQIVISSDRPPKALPGLEQRLISRFEWGMIADIGMPDLETRTAILERKLTERNITLDASIIASIASAIQSNIRELEGVLNRILAYQQLGGTILTPESVRSLLITITATPKRGAITPKHLMKVVAQYYDISIENLIGESRKKELVMPRQIVMYLMREEIKSSFPNIGAELGGRDHTTAMYAYTKIVDELEKNERIRQDIALIRQQLFNQTWDKG, encoded by the coding sequence ATGCCTGACATGACCCATAATGAACTCTGGCAAGCCGTGCTCGGGGAACTCGAGCTCTTGCTTTCTCGTGCGCATTTCACCACGTGGTTCAAACATACATTCATTATCGAAAAGGACGGTATTCGATTGGTCGTGGGTGTTCCCAACACCTTTACCAAAACATGGCTTGAAAATAAATATCACACGTCAATCCTCAAAGCGCTCCGTAGTGTCACCCATAATGAGGTGCGCGAAGTGTCCTACCAGGTGGAAACCCGGCATACGGCACTGCAAACGCCTTATACTCCTCTCGAGGCTAGCTCAGGACCCGCTGCCGAACCTATGGCCCCGCATACGATGAGCCGCATGGACGAACACGGCCTCAATCCCCGCTATATATTCCAGTCATTTGTGGTAGGGAAAAATAACGAGCTTGCGCACGCAGCCGCCAGGGCGGTTGCCCAGCAGCCAGGAATGGTCTATAACCCTCTTTTCATTTATGGAGGGGTGGGGCTGGGCAAGACGCACCTAATGCAGGCAATCGGGCACGAACTACTAAGCCATGACCCCTCAAAAAAAATCCTCTATACCTCATGCGAAAAATTTACCAATGAATTCGTGTTCTCCATTAAAAATGGCAACGCAGATTCGTTCAAAGACCGCTATCGCAATGTCGACATATTGCTCATTGATGATATTCATTTCATGACAGGGAAAGAACAGACCCAGGAGCAATTTTTCCACACCTTCAACGAACTCCATCAGCATAACCGACAAATCGTCATCTCTTCCGATCGCCCTCCCAAAGCGCTTCCCGGGCTTGAGCAAAGGCTCATTTCCCGATTTGAATGGGGTATGATCGCAGATATCGGCATGCCTGACTTGGAAACCAGAACTGCCATCCTTGAACGCAAGCTTACCGAGCGCAATATCACCCTTGATGCGAGTATTATAGCGTCCATTGCCTCTGCTATTCAATCAAATATCCGCGAATTAGAAGGGGTCCTTAACCGCATCCTTGCCTACCAACAGCTCGGCGGCACCATCCTTACCCCCGAATCAGTGCGTTCGCTCCTTATCACTATTACAGCGACCCCCAAACGAGGCGCAATCACCCCTAAACATCTCATGAAGGTAGTGGCGCAATACTATGACATTTCCATTGAAAACTTGATCGGTGAGAGTAGAAAGAAGGAATTGGTAATGCCGCGGCAAATCGTTATGTATCTCATGCGGGAAGAGATAAAAAGCTCTTTCCCTAATATTGGCGCTGAACTCGGCGGGCGCGACCATACGACTGCTATGTACGCATATACAAAAATCGTTGATGAGTTGGAGAAGAATGAAAGAATACGTCAAGATATTGCGCTCATCCGCCAGCAGTTATTCAACCAGACATGGGATAAAGGGTAA
- the rnpA gene encoding ribonuclease P protein component, whose product MLSLQHRIRSSEDFNRIYREGGVRNCAWIGMRYCRNGMKSTRVGFVIPNSVIKHATGRNRLRRQLREAVRKNFSSLPVGLDIFFIVKRYLSPQPFKAIENDLLLLVRHLSVLRQNTQKTAKI is encoded by the coding sequence ATGTTATCCCTGCAGCACCGTATCAGGAGTTCAGAGGATTTTAACCGCATCTATCGGGAAGGTGGCGTCAGGAATTGCGCATGGATAGGAATGCGTTATTGCCGGAACGGAATGAAGAGCACAAGGGTTGGGTTTGTGATACCAAATAGCGTCATTAAGCACGCGACGGGGCGCAACCGTCTGCGGCGGCAGTTAAGGGAAGCAGTGCGGAAAAATTTTTCTTCTCTTCCTGTGGGGTTAGATATATTTTTTATCGTAAAAAGATATTTATCACCACAGCCATTTAAAGCTATAGAAAATGATTTGTTGTTATTGGTGAGGCATCTTTCAGTGTTAAGGCAGAATACTCAAAAAACGGCTAAGATATGA
- the dnaN gene encoding DNA polymerase III subunit beta, whose protein sequence is MIFTCTQENLHRGFGVVSHVASRATTLPILSNILMEIQGNTLVLSATNLEIGVQTKVRGRAEEEGKIVVPAKLISECVSLLPRENVSITQEGENLKVQSGSFENKIHTVPADDFPLLPVIEKQIAFSLHHAKLNELIQATLFAASFDYTRPELAGVYMHIVKGKLTAAATNSYRLAEKSIEITNQTIDLPGVIIPIRTMQEVARILPLSHADQGEEDMVEVVIGQHQVSFMMGDTVMVSRLIEGLYPAYQEIIPSTYESLITVEKELLAQALRAASLFSKSGMNDISLMVLPEEQGVRLRAMNIHVGENTTVVPAKVEGKSDEVVLNWRYLAEGLESITTESVNIEVTNSKIPVLLKPSGVKDHLYLIMPIRQ, encoded by the coding sequence ATGATATTCACCTGCACACAAGAAAATCTTCATCGTGGGTTTGGGGTTGTCAGTCATGTGGCGAGCCGTGCCACCACCCTTCCCATCCTTTCTAATATTCTCATGGAGATACAAGGCAATACCCTTGTGCTTTCGGCAACCAACCTCGAAATTGGGGTCCAAACAAAAGTGCGGGGTAGGGCGGAGGAGGAGGGAAAAATTGTAGTGCCCGCAAAACTTATCAGCGAGTGTGTATCGCTTCTTCCGAGAGAAAATGTAAGCATTACCCAAGAAGGGGAGAATTTAAAGGTGCAAAGCGGATCATTTGAAAACAAAATCCACACCGTTCCCGCCGATGATTTCCCCCTTCTTCCGGTAATAGAAAAGCAAATAGCATTCTCTTTGCATCACGCAAAACTAAACGAACTTATTCAAGCCACGCTTTTTGCCGCTTCATTTGATTATACAAGGCCTGAGCTCGCGGGGGTGTATATGCACATTGTGAAAGGAAAATTGACCGCCGCGGCCACCAATAGTTACCGTTTGGCTGAAAAAAGCATAGAAATTACAAATCAAACTATTGATCTTCCGGGTGTAATTATCCCTATCCGCACCATGCAGGAGGTGGCAAGAATACTTCCTTTAAGCCATGCGGACCAAGGTGAAGAAGATATGGTGGAGGTGGTGATTGGCCAGCACCAGGTGTCATTTATGATGGGGGATACCGTGATGGTGAGCCGGCTTATCGAGGGGCTGTATCCTGCCTATCAGGAGATTATACCCTCTACATATGAATCACTCATCACGGTTGAAAAGGAGCTTTTAGCGCAAGCACTGCGCGCGGCAAGTCTGTTTTCAAAATCGGGCATGAATGATATTTCTCTCATGGTACTCCCCGAAGAGCAGGGGGTGCGGTTGCGCGCGATGAATATCCATGTAGGAGAAAATACCACCGTGGTTCCCGCGAAGGTGGAAGGAAAATCTGATGAAGTAGTGTTGAATTGGCGCTATCTCGCGGAAGGGCTCGAGAGTATCACGACCGAGTCAGTGAATATAGAAGTCACGAATTCTAAAATCCCCGTGCTTCTCAAACCCTCAGGAGTGAAAGATCATCTCTACCTCATTATGCCCATTCGGCAGTAA
- a CDS encoding diacylglycerol kinase family protein, translating into MYHYFFDSSLHHKRFHQDVARIETRITDLGIKGRLTRLTPLHDLRETVEESLTQGAHTLIAVGNDHLLSRIASVLRNHPHCTLGIIPVGAGPFIISHTLGIPEGIAACDTLAARRLEVFDAGIMNDRELFISAIEIHNILCSIECNNKYHLTPLSPSHVTIQNLISFQYPDNCDNPADGQLSIYIHPQAPQSWWKKRTTERLTHCMTKKITVSPLNGESTATIDGFKIIRLPFTAEILQHHFTFIVGKTRLY; encoded by the coding sequence ATGTACCATTATTTCTTTGATTCCTCTTTGCACCATAAGCGTTTTCACCAGGATGTGGCAAGGATAGAAACACGCATCACTGACCTTGGTATTAAGGGAAGACTCACGAGGCTTACGCCGCTCCATGATCTCCGCGAAACTGTGGAGGAATCATTAACCCAAGGCGCCCATACGCTCATTGCCGTAGGGAACGATCATCTTCTCTCACGCATTGCGAGCGTGTTACGCAACCACCCCCACTGCACCCTGGGTATAATCCCGGTTGGTGCCGGCCCTTTTATAATTTCTCATACTCTTGGCATTCCGGAGGGGATAGCCGCGTGCGACACGCTCGCCGCGCGCAGGCTGGAAGTATTCGATGCGGGCATCATGAACGACCGTGAACTCTTTATCTCTGCAATTGAAATACATAATATCCTCTGCAGCATTGAGTGCAATAACAAATATCACCTCACGCCGCTCTCCCCATCGCATGTGACTATACAAAATTTAATTTCATTTCAATATCCCGATAATTGTGATAACCCCGCTGATGGTCAATTAAGTATTTATATTCATCCGCAAGCGCCGCAATCATGGTGGAAAAAAAGAACCACCGAGCGCCTCACCCATTGTATGACAAAAAAAATTACCGTTTCGCCACTGAATGGAGAATCCACTGCCACCATAGACGGTTTTAAAATTATCCGCCTTCCTTTTACCGCTGAAATCCTGCAACACCATTTCACCTTTATTGTAGGGAAGACTCGATTGTACTAA
- the yidD gene encoding membrane protein insertion efficiency factor YidD, which yields MRRPWGHCRFFPSCSEYTRQALVRHGALRGIVLGVRRILKCHPLHPPAFDPVP from the coding sequence ATGCGGCGTCCGTGGGGCCATTGCAGATTTTTTCCTTCGTGTTCAGAGTATACAAGACAGGCATTGGTGCGCCACGGCGCGCTTCGCGGTATTGTGTTGGGAGTAAGAAGAATCCTAAAATGTCATCCACTGCACCCGCCTGCATTTGATCCTGTACCATAA